DNA from Marinagarivorans cellulosilyticus:
CACCGGCACACTTAGTCCCACAGCCTCTAATGTTAAGCCCACCATTCGCGTTAGCCGCCCGGCCGCTAGAGGTAAGCGCTCGAAACTGGCATATTGCCGCTTGCCGGCTAAGCGTTCGCTAGCGCTGATAGGAAGGTCAATCATCTACTGCACGCCCTTCGCCTGCTGGCGCTTGTGATTCAGGCCTTACTGGCCCTTGGGCTTGATCCGCTTGTTTTTCTAGCGGCGCCTTAAGTAATTCTTCCTGTGCCTCAGTGTCTGACCCGCCACCGGTTACACCTTCTTTTTTATTTACCTCGGGGCCCTCACCATCTCTCCAATCATCGCGGCCATCATCGCCCCCCTCACCCTCTGCCCCTTTATTTTCTGGCTGAGGCGAAAGCGTGGAGGCCTCTGCCTGCGCTTGCTGGGGAACCTCTGCGGCAATAGCTGCTTGCGGCTCTTTTGGCTGGGAAATTGGCTGGGAAACAGGCTCCCGCTCGAACGATGGCACCTCGCTTGTTGCAGCGCTGCTATCAAAGGGTTTATCAGCCAACGCAGCGACAAACTCATCAAGCCGCGCAGCTACCGAGTAATCAATATAGCTATGCTCGCTTTTTACACTGCAACTGCCACGCGTAAGCGAGGCATCCTCGTGAATCACATCGGCAGCTATCGGTTGCGGTGCGTAATCGCGGTAGGCATTGGCGTCATCAGGGTGAAGGTACAGGGCAATATTTTTTTCGACAGGCGGTAAGGCCTCTAGAGCACGATCGACAACGGCAATGATCTTGCGCGAATCTAATTGCAACTCTTGTTGAAGAATATGCTTTGCCAGCCCCAACGCTAAATCCAACGTGGTATCTGCGAGTGCTTGCTGCTGATGCTCAAGCGGCGAAAATAACGCTTCGCATAACTGCTGCAAGTGCTGCCCTTGCTCTTTTAGCCACTGGCCATGCTCACTTTCTGCCTGCTCAGTGCCTGCTTTTATGCCCTCGCTGTAGCCGGCTTTTCGGCCATCCAGCTTGCCTTGTTCTAAACCTTCGGCATAACCTTTATCAAAACCATCTTGCTCTGCCGCTTGTGTAATTTCTTCTAGCTGCTGAGCGGTTACCCCTTTAACCTGCTCGGGCTCCGGAGGATCAACATCTTCACTAACAACAGGCGATTCTGGTGCCGAGCGCTTATTTTGCTGTGCCTTATTTTTGCCCGCTTGGGTTTTGCGCTTGCGCTGCTCGTCGCCATTAATAACCTTGCCATTAACTTCAGGCAACAGCCACGATTTAGCACTTGCGATATCCTCAAAAGGAATGCGTCCTGGGGGCTGAGCACTCATTAAACCATTGCCTCACCACCGCCGCCGAGCGAAATATCACCCGCATCGGCCATGCGGCGGCATATTGCCAAGATTTCTCGCTGCGCCGTTTCCACTTCAGATAATTTAACCGGTCCTTTAGCTTCCAAATCATCGCGCATTAATTCGGCAGCACGCTTAGACATATTGCCAAATACTTTTTCTTGTAGATCTTCGTCGGCACCTTTTAAGGCAGTAATTAATAGTTCTGAAGACACCTCGCGCAAAATAGCCTGTATACCGCGGTCGTCTACATCTTTTAAATTCTCGAAGACGAACATCAAATCGGAAATTTGCGTACCCATATCTTCGTCAACTTCTTTAATCGACTCCATTAACTCATTAGCAATAGAGCTATCCAAATTATTGACAATTTCAGCCGCCGTTTTAAAGCCGCCAATATCTTTAGTCTGCGAACCGGCGTTACCAGAGAATTGCTTCTCAAGAATATCGTTCAACTCTTGTAAGGCGCTCGGCTGCACTGTATCGAGCGATGCAACGCGCATCATTACATCTAAACGCACTTTTTCAGGGAAGTAAGCCAAAATTTCTGCAGACTGATCAGCATCCAAATACGCCAATACAATGGCTTGAATTTGCGGGTGTTCGTTGCGAATAATGTCGGCAATAGAACGCGCTTCCATCCATTTAAGCGTATCCAACCCGGTGGTATTGCCACCCATTAAAATGCGATCGATTAAGCCATTGGCCTTATCCGACCCTAATGCCGTTACCAACATATTGCGAATATAGTTATCTGCCCCCATACCCAAGCCCGTTTGGGTGCGCACTTCATCCATAAAATTGGCAATCACCACTTCCACTTCGTACTGCTGTACGTTTTTTAGCTGGCTCATCGCCGTACCCAAACGCTGAACCTCTTTTGGCCCCATATGTTTAAGCACTTCTGCCGCGGTGGACTCACCCAACGACATTAACAAAATCGCAGCCTGATCCAGCTTGGGCAAATTAACTTTTTTGGCTTCTTCCTGTGCCGGCGGGTTATTAGGCATTATTAATCCTCGGCATTATTCTTCGTTAATCCAACGTTTTATTACTTGCGCTACACGGCCTGGGTCCTCTGCAACTAAACCTTTTACAGCATTTAATTGCTGCTCGTAGCTTTCTTCTGGGCTGGGCAAGGCCATGGCATCACCACCGGTTAAGGTAACGGTTTCATCACTTAGTGAGTCGAACGAATCCACACCTGCCGCTTGCAATGCCGCTAGCTCTTTTGCTTCATCTTCTGCTCGCGCTTTTAAGCCCGATTGCGCCAAACTTTTAAGTACCGGGCGCAACAAACCAATAATTAATAAGCCAATAATAAATACCCCAGCCAATTGCTTGGCCAGCGTTTTAAACCACGCCGTTTGATACCACGGCATGGTGTAGTCGAGGGTATTTAAATCATTGATAAAGGATTCATTCAGAATATTGACGCTATCACCACGCGCCGCCGAAAAACCAACCGCATCGCGCACTAATATGGCTATGCGCTCTAACTCTGCATCAGTCCAGCGCGTGCGAACTAGCTCGCCAGTTTCTGGGTTTGGTTGCATTTTATCGTCGACAACTACCGCCACAGATAACCGCCGCACGCGCCCTTTTTCATGCTTGGTATAACTAACCGTACGATCCAGTTCATAGTTGCGGACAGCTTGCTTGCGTGAATTAGACGGGCTTGCACCACCGCCTTCGCCATCTTGTCCGTTGGCAACTTCAGGGGCATTGCCTCCATCCGGTGGCTGATTCGTTAACGCCCCAGGAATCCCCATTGGGCCGCCTGCGCCCTTGCGCAACTCTTCTACCGTTTGCTCGCTGCGTATTGCCGGTAAGTCTGGATTGAAAGATTCTTCGGCTTGCTCAACCTCGGTAAAATCTAAATCAGCAGCAATTTCTGTTTTAAATTTTCCATCGCCAATAATGGGGGTTAACAAGCGGCGAACCCGCAAAATAATATCGTTTTCTACTTTTTTGGTGTAATCCAAATGCTGAGCAGCAATTACCAGCCTCTCGTCCTCTACCCCAACAGATAACAAGTTGCCTTTCTGGTCGACCACCGTGACGTTTTCAATTTTTAATTCGGGAATGCTTGAGGCCACTAAATTGGCAATACCCTTAACTTGGCGCGTTTCGATATTGCGCCCAGGGAATAAATCTAAAAATACAGAGGCCGACGGCTCGCGCCCATCACGCACAAATACAGAAGCTTTAGGAATGGCGAGGTGCACCCTTGCACCTCGAATTGAGTTAATACTAGAAATAGTGCGCGAAAGCTCTCCCTCTAAGCTTCTTTTATAACGCGCCGACTCCATAAACTGGCTGGTTCCAAGCGGCTGCTCCTGATCAAGCAGCTCAAAGCCAATTGATTGATTCCCCGGAATTCCTCGTTCCGCTAATTTTAAGCGCGCCTGATGCACTTTATCGGCAGAGACCAACAGCGCGCCCGTTTTCGGGTCGACCTTGTAAGCGATATCATTAAAATCGAGGATTTCACCCACTTCGCTACTATCAAGGCGGTCCAAGCTGCCATACAAGGGTTTGTAATCGTCGCCCTGCGTCCATAGCACCACAGCAAAACCAATAGCCACACTGGCTGCAATGCCAACCATTAAGCCAGCTTGCCGAACCAAATTCAGATTATTAAAGCCTTCAATTAAATCGCTTTTAACACCACTGGATTTAACCTGTACTGTTTCACCTGCTGCTTCTGCCGTTGCCATTTAACGCTACCTCACACCATTAAATTGGCATATTCATGACGTCTTTATAAGCCTCAACAAGCTTATTTCGGACTTGGGTCGCCGCTTGAAAAGCAACGCTGGATTTTTGCGATGCGATCATTACTTGGCTGATACTCACATTGGGGTCACCTTGAATATAAGCTTTTGAAACCGCGCCAGATTCTTGTTGAATATTATTCACCTTATTAATTGCTTGACTAAAAACATCACCAAAATCAACGCGATTTTTATTTTCAACAGGGTTGATTCCGCCAGGGCGAATGCCATTAGCGCCCTCCACGCCGCCAAAAGCCTGCGTTTGCGATTTAATGGAGCGCATCTCTGTCAATAAACGATTAATGTCAACACGATCTGTCATTGTTCTACCCTGCCAAAGGTTTGGCGTTTTTACCCTTACTACACACAAGAGCACAAAGCAGGCCAGAAACTTAAACACCGAGGGATACGATAAATTTCAAGCGACAAAAAGCTACCCAATAAAGCTACTTATCCTCACATCACAAAACCCGCAAGCGTTGACTATAATTGGCTACATAGCCAACACTACAAACTTGGATTCGCCATGGACTACCCCTCTTTTATAGAAGATACGACTTACATCAGCATGGATGCATCCGCCAGCGAAAACGAACAACTACGCGCCATGCTAAGCAACCTAACGCGCATCCATTTACTAACCGCTAGCCGATTTGAAAATTTTGACGACCTGATTCACGAATATTTAGTCTCTGGTATAGAGGTGTTTGGGTTAGAAACAGGTATTGTTAGCCGCATTGTTGGCAACAGCTACACAGTATGTGATGTGATAAGCCCACTAGACGTACTCGAAAAAGGACAGGAATTTGGGCTGGAAGACACTTACTGCCGCGAAGTCATTAAAAGCCAACAGGTTTTAGGCTTTCCACAAGTGGGGGCTTTAGAATATATGCGGTGCCACCCGGTATACGAAAACCTTAAGTTAGAATCCTATTTGTCAGCGCCTATTTTTGTGGCTGACGAACTGTTTGGCACACTAAATTTCACCTCTGTATCGGCGCGCGAAAACGGCTTCTCCACACACGAAAGAAACCTTATTGTGTTAATGGCCAACGCCATTGGCGCCTTCATTCTTTTGCGCAACAAAGAGGATCACCTGCTGGCCCTTAACCAAAAAATGAAACGCTTTGTTGGCTACGTAGCGCACGATTTACGCAACCCGCTAGGCACTATTATCGGGCTAACTAAAATGGCAACAAAACCCAACGCCTCGCCCGAAAGAATCCAACAAATAGCGCAAAAGATTGCACGCCCGGCTGAAAACGCTCTCGAATTTGTGAATACCATTTTAGAGAACGCCGCGCTAAGCACCGGCAAAATTGCGCTGAGCAAAACCCAAGTTAATGCCAAGCAGTTAATCGAAGAGGCCCAGGATGCCGTGGAACACTTTGCAGCCGAGTCAAACATTACAATAACGCTGGATGCTCCTGATCAGGCTGCGCTGCTGTGTGACAAGCATCGCCTGCATCAAACCCTAACCAACCTACTGATTAACGCGATTAAATACTCGCCGGAGAACTCTCTTATTCAATGTTCTGCAACTCCCCTTGAAGGCGGCACTCAAATACAGATAAAAAACCCAACGTCCCCCGAAACACAACAAGGCCGAAGACTTGATGGGCAGGTCTATGGAAGTGTTGGTTTCGGCCTCGACATTGTTCAAGAAGTATTAAAAGCGCACGATAGCTCGTTAGCCATAGATGAATCACCCGAGACCTTCATCGCCAGCTTCACTCTACCGGTTAGTCACTAGATGCGCTAAACGTTACTCTTCTTCACGCAGCGCTACCTCTGCCGCACAAACCTAACAGATCAAAAAATAGGCGAATCAATGCATGCGCAACCACTGTGTGGCGCCTTAATAGTCAAAAAGACTAAAAAAAGTTAAAAAAAGACAAGTTCAGGCAAAGATGTTTCTTTTATACACACTTTAGAGTTGCTAGAATGCGCGGCAAGTAACAGCGTGTTTAACTACCCTTGGGTATCCTCATGAAAAAGATTCTCCCTTCTCTTTATTTCGCCTTATGTGCTGCCCCCTTAGCAATGACCGCCAATGCAGGCAACAGCGATACAGCCGATCAAAGCATGGAGCTTGCTGAGGCTTTTGACGTGATTCAAGAATACCGCGAGCTGCGTGAATCTTGCGCAATTGGCACCTACGAGCAACGCCGCCGCTGCGTTGGCGAGCTTAGCGAAGCGAATACTCTGTATCGCGAAGCCAAAGATGTCATCGCCAAACAAAAACTATCTACCAGCGACAGCACGCTTGCCAGCTACAACTAGTTAAAAACTCCAATTGAGGCGCCGCGTTTTACACCAATGCGCCAATCAAAGATCACATACGTCACTCGCGGCATTAGCGCTTTTGCTGTATGCTGCGCGTCCGCTTACGCGCTGGGTTGCAAAGGCCTTTTAGCGAGCGACACCTTTTGAGCTTAAAGTTCTGCTTTTGCTCAAAAAGTCACTTTGCCTCTAAAGACCAGTCAACCAACTGCAATGCGCTTGTGGCTACCCCAAGCGCTACCTGCAGCGCCAAGCCACTCCCATCGATAGACTCGGAAAAGGTAACCAAACCCCATGTACGTTTACGACGAACATGATCGACAGCTGATCTTAGAGCGCGTGGCGCAATTTCGCCGCCAAACCGAGCGCTACTTAGAGGGCACTCTTGCCCCAGAACAATTTTTACCACTGCGCCTACAAAACGGCCTCTATGTTCAGCGCCTAGCGCCAATGCTGCGCATTGCTGTGCCTTACGGGCTACTTAACAGCAAGCAGCTGCGCAAACTGGCACACATTAGCCGCCATTACGACAAAGGCTACGTGCACGTTACAACGCGCCAAAACATCCAGCTCAACTGGCCCCTACTCGAAGAGGTGCCAGACATCCTTGAAGAGCTAGCCTCTGTTGAAATGCACGCAGTGCAAACGAGCGGCAACTGTATTCGCAATGTAACCTCCGACCATTTCGCAGGCATTGCTACCGACGAGCTTATCGACCCGCGTCCTTACTGCGAAATTATTCGCCAGTGGTCTACCTTCCACCCCGAATACGCCTTCCTGCCCAGGAAGTTCAAAATTGCCGTTTCGGGCACAGAAGAAGATCGCGCCGCAATCCGCTTTCACGACATCGGCCTGCAGCTCGTTAAAAACAGCGAAGGCGAAATTGGCTTTACCGTCCTTGTTGGCGGTGGCCTTGGGCGAACACCCGTTATCGGCAAAGTTATTCGCGAATTCCTACCCGAGCACGACGTACTAACCTACCTCGAAGCCATTTTGCGGGTATACAACCTCAATGGCCGCCGCGACAACAAATACAAAGCGCGCATTAAGATTTTAGTTAACGCAATGGGCGTCGAGGCCTTTACGCAAGCCGTCGAAAGCACTTGGGAAAAACTACAAGATAGCCCAACACGCCTTACCGACAAAGAGATTAAGCGCGCCAAGAGTTTTTTCACCGAGCCCGACTACGCCCAACTAGACGACCTTAGCGAAACTGCCGAGATCAACGCTCTACGCAGCGAGAACGCCGCCTTTGGACATTGGCTTAGCCACAATGTACACAGCCATCGCGTGGCAGGCTACCGCGCCGTCACGTTATCGCTAAAGCCAACCGGCATTGCGCCCGGTGACATCACCGACTCGCAACTAGAAGCCATTGCCGACTTTGCCGACGAATACTCTCTTGGCGAAATCCGCGCAACACACCTTCAAAACATGGTGCTTGGCGACGTTAGAGCTAACAAGCTTTTCGAGTTGTGGCAAAAACTGTGCGAAAACGGCTTCGCCACACCCAACGTGGGCACCCTAACCGACATGATTTGCTGCCCAGGCGGTGACTTTTGCTCGCTAGCAAACGCTAAGTCCATCCCCGTTGCCGAAGCACTGCAACGCGAATTTGACGACCTCGATTACCTTTACGACTTAGGGCCACTAGACCTTAACATTTCAGGCTGCATGAATGCCTGCGGCCACCACCATATTGGCCACATCGGCATTTTGGGTGTCGACAAGAAAGGTGAAGAGTTCTACCAAGTCCAGCTTGGCGGCAACTCTAAAAACGATGCCGCGCTTGGCAAAGTACTGGGCCCAGCCTTCTCCCGAGCCGAAGTCACCAACGCCGTAAAGACGATACTCAACACCTACGTCGATAAGCGCGAAAACGAAGAGACCTTCCTTGAAACCTACAACCGCCTAGGTTTAGCCCCCTTTAAGGAGCGCGTATATGCCAAAGCTAATTAAAAATAATGCCGCCCAAGATAACAGCTGGGTAACAATTGCAGACCAAGAAGGTTTGGCCAAAGCAGATCTCGCCAACGGGAAATACCTTGTGCCGCTGGAATTGTGGCAACAAAACACCGAGCTGCACAACGCCAATATCGGCGTATGGCTAAACGGCGACACCAACCCAAGCCTGCTTACCCAACAGCTAAAAAGCGCACCAGCTATCGCCATTGAGTTCTCGGCATTTGCTGATGGACGCGGTTTTTCCCTAGCGCGCATCCTGCGAGAAGACTGCGATTTTAGCGGCGAACTTCAAGCTACAGGTGAATACATGCAAGACCAACTGTATTACCTTAAGCGCTGCGGCTTTGACGCTTTCGCCGTTCCCGACGACGCAAATATTGACTCCATGCTCGCTAGCTTGCAAGATTTCACAAACAACTACCAAGCTTCGCACGACGAACCTCGGCCGCTTTTTAGGCGCCGATAACAGCCGTACCGTCGCACATATAGGAAAGGGGCTAAATAAGCCCCTTTTTTTGATCTAAAATTAGCTAACACCACAAGAATAGAGCGATATGACCGGGCACCTCTTTGATGCATTCTTTTTGATCTTCACCGGCTCCGCCATTGTTGCCTCGGTTGCACTATATTCACGCCAACCTTTACTGGTGGCCTATGTTGCCATTGGCATGTTATTTGGCCCCTTCGGCTTAAAAATCGTTCCAGACCTCAATATCGTGAGCGATATATCCCATATAGGTATCGTTTTTTTACTTTTCTTACTTGGGTTAGACATGCAGCCCAAGGCGCTTAAAAGCGTTTTTAAAGAAATATCCATAGTCGCCATCGCCAGCTCCACGCTTTTCGCGGGGCTTGGTTATTTGCTGGGACTCTCCTTTGGCTTTAACCAAACAGAATCTGTCGTGCTCGGCATGGCGCTCATATTTTCGAGCACCATCATAGGCATAAAGCTGCTACCCACCACCGTACTACACCACAAACACACCGGCGAGCTAATGGTTGGCCTACTGTTGTTTCAAGATTTTCTAGCCATCATATGCTTGCTCATCCTTGCCAGCGGGACGCCTGGCGAGCTAAACCTGCCAGAACTCGGCATGGCGTTTGCCGCCCTACCCGCACTTGGCGTCATTGCGTTTGCATTTGTTAAGTATGTACTTTTACACCTTATTTCACGCTTTGATCGCTTCCACGAATACATTTTTTTGCTGGCAATCGGCTGGTGCCTCGGCCTAGCCAAACTTGCCGAATTTATGCATTTATCTGCGGAAATCGGCGCCTTTATTGCGGGCATCACCCTTGCGACCAGCCCCATATCGCAATTTATTGCACTTAACCTTAAACCCTTGCGAGACTTCTTCCTGATACTGTTCTTTTTCGCACTTGGCGCACAACTCAACATTAGCCTGCTACCCACCCTATTTCTTCCGATCATTGCCGTTTCCGCCGTTGTACTTATCGTCAAGCCCGTTGTTTTTTACGGGCTACTGTGCAGAAAGAGCGAACGCAAGGGGTTGGCGTGGGATATAGGCTTTCGATTAGGGCAAATCAGTGAGTTTTCGCTACTTTTAACCCTTGTAGCCAGCACCAACGACATCATTAGCGAAAAGGTAACCGTCGTCATCCAAAGCGCTGCAATTGTGACTTTTTTGGTATCGAGCTATATCGTGATTTTTTGCTTCCCCAACCCTATCGCTGTCAGCGAAAAGTTAAGGCGCGACTAAAAAGCCAAACCAAGCAAAAACAGTAGAAGTTTGTTCTTTGTTACAGGAAGGGAACAAGAGAAAGGCAAATAAAAATGGCAGCCTAAGCTGCCATTTTATAGTTCGGAATAATCATCCACATATTCAAAATCATCATCACTCAAAACATCATCAGGAGCTTCCAACAACTCCTCCAAATAATCTTGCATAATCTCTCCTCCATATAGGTTTAGTTAGCAAGTGAGGTTAGTGTCTTAGATATATATTGCAGTGTGATGACAACACAAACACTACAAATACAAAACGACGAAGACATTCAAAAAGTCGCAAAGACATTAACATCACAACAAAACTGTAGCAGAGAATTCGAAAAAGGAAAACAACAAGACCTTGAACGTAAAAAGCCGCACAATTTCTTGTGCGGCTTTTTAGATAAGTGGCGGACTGGACGGGACTCGAACCCGCGACCCCCGGCGTGACAGGCCGGTATTCTAACCAACTGAACTACCAGTCCGCGGTAGACTACTCAGGACACTAACTTAACGTTAGCACCTAAAACTTTTTAGCTTAACCGGCGTTGATTATACCGATTAAAAAGTCTTGGTGGGTGGTACAGGGGTCGAACCTGTGACCTACGCCTTGTAAGGGCGCCGCTCTACCAACTGAGCTAACCACCCGAGGAGTGACGCGCATTTTACAGTTTGCGCATGGCATGTCAAACCTTTTTTGTAAAAAAACTGAAAACAACAAAATATGCATATAATTCAATCAATTAGGCTATTTTTTTAACCTTTCAATTGGGTATAAACAGTTCAAAAACGCCACCACCAAGAGGCTGTCCATTGCGTAGTGAAATGCGGCCCACGCCATGCTTAGATTGATGCATGGAGGCGATAATACTCGCAAAATACAACCCCAGCTGCGTACTGTCACCCTCGCCGGAGCGAAGTTGCTCGGGGTAGTCCAGCATACCCGCAGGAAAACCATCGCCATCATCTGCCACCGTCAAACAAAGAACGTTTTTATCGCATTTAGCAGCCAGTACGATTTTACTTTTTGTATAACGACAACCATTAACCAAAACATTCTGAATAACACTGCCGACTAAGTCAGCATCAAAATAGGCTTCCAAGTCAGCGTCGCAATCAAGAATGAGCTCTACATTACGACTATCAATTAGCGGGTGGTTTCGCGCAATCTGGTCTTCTAGCACATCCACGACAAAGTGCTGATCCACATGCATTGGCAAGCGTTTTTGCTGTAAGCGGTAAATCGACAACAACTGCACTAGTTCGTTATTAATGCGAGAAGCTTCGTAATGCAGGGTGTTCATCTGCTGCGATTGCTCGGTATTTTCAACAGGCATACTCTCAAGCACCTCCTGCAAAGAGGCTATCAGCATGCTTACGGAGTTTTTCATATCATGCACGCTAGACGCTAATACCGTTGAAAAGTCGATATCGTTCGGCTCTATCATAACCTCCTCCCATCTAGTGACTTTGCGACAAAAGCAGCTTGCCGAGTATTTGAAGCGCTCAGTTTAAAAACTAACCATTAAACATAGCGTTGAGTTTCTTATAGCGTGAATATTGCGAATGCTCGTCATCGACAGACTCGCCAATTGCCTTAAGCGCACTATCGACTGCCATTTTTATGCGCGCATCGTTGTCGCCACTTTTCATTTTGCCAATTAGCGCCTGAACAATATTCAACTGAATGCCGACATGCCGAGGGAATAAAACCTGTGCCCGCTCAAAACACGTAATGGCATCATCAAACAACGAACCATTGTATAGCTCGATACCTTCGCGGTTAATTTGCGCCACTAGTGCTCGGTTTGCCTCGCTCACCGGCTCATTCAATAGCTCATCAAGGCGCTCTAACGCCTCTTGGTCGTAGGTATAGTGCTGAATTAAGCTGTGCACCAGCTCATCGGCGCGCTCTGCATCGCCAATAGTTTGCAGCGCCTTTACGCGGGCAATGTCTGTTTCTATGTCTTGCGGTTGTTTAGCATAGCTTTGCTCGGCTTTTTCTACTGCTTGACGCCCTGCCAAGGAGTGCTTGGCCAAAAACTGCAGCCGGCCCTGTAAGAATTGCAGGCGCAATAGCTGATCGGGGCTTACGTCGTAGTGATTGGTAGCGTCAGACAGCATTTCCAACGCTTCCTGTGGAAGCTTTCTGTTGTTTTCAATAACTTGTTCTGGCGCCGATGCCGTAGCCATACCAAAGTGATAAGCATCATCCCACGAGCCATGGCAGCTTTCTCGCCCTAACCGAACACACTCGCGCAACGCTTTTAACGCCGTAGGATAATCGCCATTTTTTTCTGCTATGTTCGCGAGGTTTTTTTGCCGAAGAATCGACATTGGCGAGACCTGCACAGATTGCGCAATAGCATCTTGCAGCTT
Protein-coding regions in this window:
- a CDS encoding GAF domain-containing sensor histidine kinase encodes the protein MDYPSFIEDTTYISMDASASENEQLRAMLSNLTRIHLLTASRFENFDDLIHEYLVSGIEVFGLETGIVSRIVGNSYTVCDVISPLDVLEKGQEFGLEDTYCREVIKSQQVLGFPQVGALEYMRCHPVYENLKLESYLSAPIFVADELFGTLNFTSVSARENGFSTHERNLIVLMANAIGAFILLRNKEDHLLALNQKMKRFVGYVAHDLRNPLGTIIGLTKMATKPNASPERIQQIAQKIARPAENALEFVNTILENAALSTGKIALSKTQVNAKQLIEEAQDAVEHFAAESNITITLDAPDQAALLCDKHRLHQTLTNLLINAIKYSPENSLIQCSATPLEGGTQIQIKNPTSPETQQGRRLDGQVYGSVGFGLDIVQEVLKAHDSSLAIDESPETFIASFTLPVSH
- a CDS encoding cation:proton antiporter — its product is MTGHLFDAFFLIFTGSAIVASVALYSRQPLLVAYVAIGMLFGPFGLKIVPDLNIVSDISHIGIVFLLFLLGLDMQPKALKSVFKEISIVAIASSTLFAGLGYLLGLSFGFNQTESVVLGMALIFSSTIIGIKLLPTTVLHHKHTGELMVGLLLFQDFLAIICLLILASGTPGELNLPELGMAFAALPALGVIAFAFVKYVLLHLISRFDRFHEYIFLLAIGWCLGLAKLAEFMHLSAEIGAFIAGITLATSPISQFIALNLKPLRDFFLILFFFALGAQLNISLLPTLFLPIIAVSAVVLIVKPVVFYGLLCRKSERKGLAWDIGFRLGQISEFSLLLTLVASTNDIISEKVTVVIQSAAIVTFLVSSYIVIFCFPNPIAVSEKLRRD
- a CDS encoding nitrite/sulfite reductase; translation: MYVYDEHDRQLILERVAQFRRQTERYLEGTLAPEQFLPLRLQNGLYVQRLAPMLRIAVPYGLLNSKQLRKLAHISRHYDKGYVHVTTRQNIQLNWPLLEEVPDILEELASVEMHAVQTSGNCIRNVTSDHFAGIATDELIDPRPYCEIIRQWSTFHPEYAFLPRKFKIAVSGTEEDRAAIRFHDIGLQLVKNSEGEIGFTVLVGGGLGRTPVIGKVIREFLPEHDVLTYLEAILRVYNLNGRRDNKYKARIKILVNAMGVEAFTQAVESTWEKLQDSPTRLTDKEIKRAKSFFTEPDYAQLDDLSETAEINALRSENAAFGHWLSHNVHSHRVAGYRAVTLSLKPTGIAPGDITDSQLEAIADFADEYSLGEIRATHLQNMVLGDVRANKLFELWQKLCENGFATPNVGTLTDMICCPGGDFCSLANAKSIPVAEALQREFDDLDYLYDLGPLDLNISGCMNACGHHHIGHIGILGVDKKGEEFYQVQLGGNSKNDAALGKVLGPAFSRAEVTNAVKTILNTYVDKRENEETFLETYNRLGLAPFKERVYAKAN
- the fliG gene encoding flagellar motor switch protein FliG translates to MPNNPPAQEEAKKVNLPKLDQAAILLMSLGESTAAEVLKHMGPKEVQRLGTAMSQLKNVQQYEVEVVIANFMDEVRTQTGLGMGADNYIRNMLVTALGSDKANGLIDRILMGGNTTGLDTLKWMEARSIADIIRNEHPQIQAIVLAYLDADQSAEILAYFPEKVRLDVMMRVASLDTVQPSALQELNDILEKQFSGNAGSQTKDIGGFKTAAEIVNNLDSSIANELMESIKEVDEDMGTQISDLMFVFENLKDVDDRGIQAILREVSSELLITALKGADEDLQEKVFGNMSKRAAELMRDDLEAKGPVKLSEVETAQREILAICRRMADAGDISLGGGGEAMV
- a CDS encoding DUF934 domain-containing protein, with protein sequence MPKLIKNNAAQDNSWVTIADQEGLAKADLANGKYLVPLELWQQNTELHNANIGVWLNGDTNPSLLTQQLKSAPAIAIEFSAFADGRGFSLARILREDCDFSGELQATGEYMQDQLYYLKRCGFDAFAVPDDANIDSMLASLQDFTNNYQASHDEPRPLFRRR
- a CDS encoding flagellar assembly protein FliH, whose protein sequence is MSAQPPGRIPFEDIASAKSWLLPEVNGKVINGDEQRKRKTQAGKNKAQQNKRSAPESPVVSEDVDPPEPEQVKGVTAQQLEEITQAAEQDGFDKGYAEGLEQGKLDGRKAGYSEGIKAGTEQAESEHGQWLKEQGQHLQQLCEALFSPLEHQQQALADTTLDLALGLAKHILQQELQLDSRKIIAVVDRALEALPPVEKNIALYLHPDDANAYRDYAPQPIAADVIHEDASLTRGSCSVKSEHSYIDYSVAARLDEFVAALADKPFDSSAATSEVPSFEREPVSQPISQPKEPQAAIAAEVPQQAQAEASTLSPQPENKGAEGEGGDDGRDDWRDGEGPEVNKKEGVTGGGSDTEAQEELLKAPLEKQADQAQGPVRPESQAPAGEGRAVDD
- the fliF gene encoding flagellar basal-body MS-ring/collar protein FliF, which produces MATAEAAGETVQVKSSGVKSDLIEGFNNLNLVRQAGLMVGIAASVAIGFAVVLWTQGDDYKPLYGSLDRLDSSEVGEILDFNDIAYKVDPKTGALLVSADKVHQARLKLAERGIPGNQSIGFELLDQEQPLGTSQFMESARYKRSLEGELSRTISSINSIRGARVHLAIPKASVFVRDGREPSASVFLDLFPGRNIETRQVKGIANLVASSIPELKIENVTVVDQKGNLLSVGVEDERLVIAAQHLDYTKKVENDIILRVRRLLTPIIGDGKFKTEIAADLDFTEVEQAEESFNPDLPAIRSEQTVEELRKGAGGPMGIPGALTNQPPDGGNAPEVANGQDGEGGGASPSNSRKQAVRNYELDRTVSYTKHEKGRVRRLSVAVVVDDKMQPNPETGELVRTRWTDAELERIAILVRDAVGFSAARGDSVNILNESFINDLNTLDYTMPWYQTAWFKTLAKQLAGVFIIGLLIIGLLRPVLKSLAQSGLKARAEDEAKELAALQAAGVDSFDSLSDETVTLTGGDAMALPSPEESYEQQLNAVKGLVAEDPGRVAQVIKRWINEE
- the fliE gene encoding flagellar hook-basal body complex protein FliE, coding for MTDRVDINRLLTEMRSIKSQTQAFGGVEGANGIRPGGINPVENKNRVDFGDVFSQAINKVNNIQQESGAVSKAYIQGDPNVSISQVMIASQKSSVAFQAATQVRNKLVEAYKDVMNMPI